A stretch of the Uranotaenia lowii strain MFRU-FL chromosome 3, ASM2978415v1, whole genome shotgun sequence genome encodes the following:
- the LOC129755621 gene encoding cylicin-1-like, with protein KDSKDSKDSKDSKDSKDSKDSKDSKDSKDSKDSKDSKDSKDSKDSKDSKDSKDSKDSKDSKDSKDSKDSKDSKDSKDSKDSKDSKDSKDSNDSKDSKDSKDSKDSKDSKDSKDSKDSKDSKDSKDSKDSKDSKDSKDSKDSKDSKDSKDSKDSKDSKDSKDSKDSKDSKDSKDSKDSKDSKDSKDSKDSKDSKDSKDSKDSKDSKDSKDSKDSKDSKDSKDSKDSKDSKDSKDSKDSKDSKDSKDSKDSKDSKDSKDSKDSKDSKDSKDSKDSKDSKDSKDSKDSKDSKDSKDSKDSKDSKDSKDSKDSKDSKDSKDSKDSKDSKDSKDSKDSKDSKDSKDSKDSKDSKDSKDSKDSKDSKDSKDSKDSKDSKDSKDSKDSKDSKDSKDSNDSKDSKDSKDSKDSKDSKDSKDSKDSKDSKDSKDSKDSKDSKDSKDSKDSKDSKDSKDSKDSKDSKDSKNSKDSKDSKDSKDSKDSKDSKDSKDSKDSKDSKDSKDSKDSKDSKDSKDSKDSKDSKDSKDSKDSKDSKDSKDSKDSKDSKDSKDSKDSKDSKDSKDSKDSKDSKDSKDSKDSKDSKDSKYSKDSKDSKDSKDSKDSKDSKDSKDSKDSKDSKDSKDSKDSK; from the coding sequence aaagattcaaaagattcaaaagattcaaaagattcaaaagattcaaaagattcaaaagattcaaaagattcaaaagattcaaaagattcaaaagattctaaagattcaaaagattcaaaagattcaaaagattcaaaagattcaaaagattcaaaagactcaaaagattcaaaagattcaaaagattcaaaagattcaaaagattcaaaagattcaaaagattcaaaagattcaaaagattcaaaagattcaaaagattcaaaagattcaaatgattcaaaagattcaaaagattcaaaagattcaaaagattcaaaagattcaaaagattctaaagattcaaaagattcaaaagattcaaaagattcaaaagattcaaaagattcaaaagattcaaaagattcaaaagattcaaaagattcaaaagattcaaaagattcaaaagattcaaaagattcaaaagattcaaaagattcaaaagattcaaaagattcaaaagattcaaaagattcaaaagattcaaaagattcaaaagattcaaaagattcaaaagattcaaaagattcaaaagattcaaaagattcaaaagattcaaaagattcaaaagattcaaaagattcaaaagattcaaaagattcaaaagattcaaaagattcaaaagattcaaaagattcaaaagattcaaaagattcaaaagattcaaaagattcaaaagattcaaaagattcaaaagattcaaaagattcaaaagattcaaaagattcaaaagactcaaaagattcaaaagattcaaaagattcaaaagattcaaaagattcaaaagattcaaaagattcaaaagattcaaaagattcaaaagattcaaaagattcaaaagattcaaaagattcaaaagattcaaaagattcaaaagattcaaaagattcaaaagattcaaaagattcaaaagattcaaaagattcaaaagattcaaaagattcaaaagattcaaaagattcaaaagattcaaaagattcaaaagattcaaaagattcaaaagattcaaaagattcaaaagattcaaaagattcaaaagattcaaaagattcaaaagattcaaaagattcaaaagattcaaaagattcaaaagattcaaaagattcaaaagattcaaaagattcaaaagattcaaatgattcaaaagattcaaaagattcaaaagattcaaaagattcaaaagattcaaaagattctaAAGATTctaaagattcaaaagattcaaaagattcaaaagattcaaaagattcaaaagattcaaaagattcaaaagattcaaaagattcaaaagattcaaaagattcaaaagattcaaaagattcaaaagattcaaaagattcaaaaaattcaaaagattcaaaagattcaaaagattcaaaagattcaaaagattcaaaagattcaaaagattcaaaagattcaaaagattcaaaagattcaaaagattcaaaagattcaaaagattcaaaagattcaaaagattcaaaagattcaaaagattcaaaagattcaaaagattcaaaagattcaaaagattcaaaagattcaaaagattcaaaagattcaaaagattcaaaagattcaaaagattcaaaagattcaaaagattcaaaagattcaaaagattcaaaagattcaaaagattcaaaagattcaaaagattcaaaagattcaaaagattcaaaagattcaaaagattcaaaatattcaaaagattcaaaagattcaaaagattcaaaagattcaaaagattcaaaagattcaaaagattcaaaagattcaaaagattcaaaagattcaaaagattcaaaagattcaaaagattcaaaa